In a genomic window of Shouchella clausii:
- the sda gene encoding sporulation histidine kinase inhibitor Sda yields the protein MLSDLQDDVLYEAWNKAVEQKLDATFIAILKQEIEKRGFIPSN from the coding sequence ATGTTAAGCGATTTACAAGACGATGTCCTTTACGAAGCATGGAACAAAGCAGTGGAACAGAAACTCGATGCAACGTTTATTGCGATTTTAAAACAAGAAATAGAAAAGCGTGGATTCATTCCGTCTAATTAA
- a CDS encoding aminopeptidase, with protein sequence MSFQEKVENYANLAVRVGVNIQKGQTLFVRAPLFAADFVRLVAKKAYEAGAKHVRVEWSDEELTKMKFELAPDEAFDEYPNWQAKALEEEADNNAAFLSITGGNPDLLKDADPDRVARANKAAGMALDTFRRYIQSDKVSWSIVAVPTVSWAEKVFPDAKGEEAVTKLWEAIFAATRINETDPVAAWKQHLATLDEKRNKLNDHHFHALHYKGKGTDLTIELPETHIWTSGGSTSKAGIDFVANMPTEEVFSAAKKDGVNGTVTSTKPLNYGGTLITNFTLTFKNGKVVDFSAERGEETLKRLLDSDEGARYIGEVALVPHRSPISDTNLIFYNTLFDENASNHLALGSAYAFNIEGGKTMSPAELEKHGLNQSITHVDFMMGAADMDIDGIDKNGNRVPVFRNGDWAI encoded by the coding sequence ATGTCATTTCAAGAAAAAGTCGAGAATTACGCAAATTTGGCTGTGCGTGTTGGCGTCAACATCCAAAAAGGGCAAACATTGTTTGTACGTGCGCCGCTTTTTGCCGCAGACTTCGTCCGTCTAGTCGCCAAAAAAGCGTATGAAGCTGGTGCCAAACATGTTCGTGTAGAATGGAGCGATGAGGAATTAACAAAAATGAAATTTGAGCTCGCTCCAGACGAGGCGTTTGATGAATATCCAAATTGGCAAGCGAAAGCGCTTGAAGAAGAAGCAGACAACAATGCCGCCTTCTTAAGTATAACTGGCGGAAACCCAGACTTATTAAAAGACGCAGATCCTGACCGTGTTGCCAGAGCCAACAAAGCTGCGGGCATGGCATTAGACACATTCCGACGCTACATCCAGTCTGATAAAGTGAGCTGGTCGATCGTGGCTGTCCCTACTGTCAGTTGGGCGGAAAAAGTTTTCCCTGACGCGAAAGGCGAAGAAGCAGTGACAAAGTTATGGGAAGCGATATTTGCAGCAACACGTATCAATGAAACAGACCCTGTGGCCGCTTGGAAGCAACACCTCGCCACACTTGATGAAAAACGAAACAAATTAAACGATCATCATTTCCATGCTCTCCATTACAAAGGAAAAGGGACTGATTTAACGATTGAACTTCCTGAAACCCACATTTGGACGTCTGGAGGAAGCACAAGCAAAGCAGGCATTGACTTTGTAGCCAATATGCCGACAGAAGAAGTGTTTTCAGCTGCTAAAAAAGATGGTGTTAACGGCACTGTCACAAGCACAAAACCGCTTAATTATGGTGGTACGCTGATTACTAATTTCACGTTGACCTTTAAAAACGGAAAAGTCGTCGATTTTTCGGCAGAACGAGGCGAAGAAACGCTGAAACGCCTGCTTGACAGTGATGAAGGCGCACGCTACATTGGTGAAGTTGCACTTGTGCCACACCGTTCGCCGATTTCAGATACAAACCTTATTTTTTACAACACCCTTTTTGATGAAAATGCGTCGAACCACTTGGCTCTTGGCAGCGCCTATGCCTTTAATATTGAAGGCGGCAAAACGATGAGCCCTGCAGAACTTGAAAAACATGGCCTAAACCAAAGCATTACCCATGTTGATTTTATGATGGGCGCCGCCGATATGGATATTGACGGGATCGATAAAAACGGAAACCGAGTACCTGTGTTCCGCAACGGCGATTGGGCAATTTAA
- the queD gene encoding 6-carboxytetrahydropterin synthase QueD, whose translation MIQQIYPTPIHSYRYELNKDMHVAAAHYIDDERAGQCQRVHGHTYFINLTIVGDDLDETGFLVNFSKLKQAVHGRFDHRLLNEDALFETAPPSTEKMAETIYKVVQEQLDTCPNRPLCIQVYVRETPTSYVVYRPKEHARG comes from the coding sequence ATGATCCAGCAAATTTATCCGACGCCAATCCATTCATATCGCTATGAACTAAACAAAGATATGCATGTGGCCGCCGCTCATTACATTGATGATGAACGGGCTGGCCAATGCCAACGTGTCCATGGGCACACGTATTTTATCAATTTGACGATTGTCGGTGATGACCTTGACGAGACAGGATTCCTCGTTAATTTTAGCAAGTTAAAACAAGCGGTTCATGGCCGCTTCGACCATCGCCTTCTTAATGAAGACGCGCTGTTTGAAACGGCCCCTCCTTCTACTGAAAAAATGGCGGAGACCATTTACAAAGTCGTCCAAGAACAACTTGACACTTGTCCAAATCGACCACTGTGCATTCAAGTGTATGTAAGAGAGACGCCTACTAGTTATGTTGTCTACCGGCCGAAGGAGCATGCCCGTGGCTAA
- a CDS encoding alanine/glycine:cation symporter family protein, protein MFVSFSGIVDAINNVVWGPITLFLIVGTGIYLTIRLRFLQIRDLPYALKLTFGRSKKNGKSGQGDISHFQSLMTAMAATLGIGNMTGVASAILLGGVGALFWMWVAASFGMATKYGEAILAVKYRVVNHKGEISGGPMYYIEKGLGWKWLAVLFALFGCLASFGIGNMTQSNTVASSLATNFNVNPWVTGFILMALTGLVLLGGIKGIGRVTAIFVPFMALFYMAGGLIIIVMNITHVPEAFATIFREAFNTDAALGGTIGMAIRYGIARGVFSNEAGLGSAPIAAAAAKTDYPGRQALVSMTGTFLDTMIVCTITGLTIVMSGLHIGRPSDDQALVTGEAFEFFLPGVGNYIVVFGIIFFAYSTIIGWSYYGEKCFGYLFGDKNTIIYKVIFVIVVMIGAGTSVQIVWDIADIFNGLMAIPNLIGLLLLSNVIVKETDKFKKVRLQERQQAKQTSKQIVS, encoded by the coding sequence ATGTTTGTGAGTTTTAGTGGCATAGTCGATGCAATTAATAATGTAGTATGGGGGCCGATCACATTGTTCCTCATTGTAGGAACAGGGATTTATTTGACGATCAGGCTTCGTTTTTTGCAAATTAGGGACTTGCCTTATGCATTAAAATTGACGTTTGGCAGAAGCAAAAAGAACGGAAAAAGTGGACAAGGTGATATTTCCCATTTTCAATCATTAATGACGGCCATGGCCGCGACACTTGGAATCGGCAATATGACAGGTGTGGCTTCGGCGATTCTTTTAGGAGGCGTTGGCGCTCTTTTTTGGATGTGGGTAGCCGCCTCATTTGGTATGGCGACCAAGTATGGGGAAGCGATTCTAGCTGTCAAATATCGTGTCGTCAACCATAAAGGTGAAATATCTGGCGGTCCGATGTACTATATTGAAAAAGGGCTAGGTTGGAAATGGCTTGCTGTTTTGTTTGCGCTGTTTGGTTGTTTGGCGTCTTTTGGCATTGGCAATATGACACAATCCAATACAGTCGCAAGCTCATTGGCAACCAACTTTAACGTCAATCCATGGGTAACAGGCTTTATATTAATGGCATTGACAGGTTTGGTGTTACTTGGGGGAATAAAGGGCATTGGCCGTGTAACTGCTATATTTGTCCCATTTATGGCGCTCTTTTACATGGCTGGTGGTCTAATTATTATCGTAATGAATATTACACATGTACCTGAAGCGTTTGCGACGATTTTTCGTGAAGCTTTTAATACAGATGCCGCTTTAGGAGGCACGATCGGTATGGCAATTCGTTACGGGATTGCACGCGGCGTATTTTCGAACGAGGCAGGCCTCGGTTCAGCGCCAATTGCTGCTGCTGCCGCAAAAACAGACTATCCTGGCAGGCAAGCGCTCGTCTCTATGACAGGAACCTTTCTCGATACGATGATTGTTTGTACGATTACAGGGCTGACGATCGTCATGAGCGGCTTGCATATTGGCCGACCAAGTGACGACCAAGCGCTCGTTACAGGGGAAGCGTTTGAATTTTTCCTCCCTGGCGTCGGCAATTATATCGTTGTATTCGGCATTATCTTTTTTGCCTATTCGACGATTATTGGCTGGTCTTATTATGGAGAGAAATGTTTCGGCTATTTATTTGGCGATAAAAATACAATTATTTACAAAGTTATTTTCGTGATTGTCGTCATGATTGGCGCTGGTACAAGCGTGCAAATTGTCTGGGATATTGCTGATATTTTTAATGGCCTTATGGCGATTCCAAACTTAATTGGTCTGTTGTTACTCTCCAATGTGATTGTTAAAGAAACAGATAAATTTAAGAAAGTCCGTTTGCAAGAACGACAGCAAGCCAAACAAACGAGCAAGCAAATAGTCAGCTAG
- a CDS encoding ABC transporter permease, translated as MTNVLSTLRFTTLRLIRNWIVLLLLLGIPIVLITFFAIILGDSKTEAGMPYIQESTTLMVLAFQLFGGSIVMSYIHEDFFTERRFRIQSLPFSQTLYAFSISVLGTLFSIFLGGILVFYSFWVFNVEWGNIGWAVFVIALMALLSSIVCLIFTFAVKQFKVAERLSEVYGIGAIVLAGLFFPMPENAFFEFMGSYGNPLTLASAAIFEYQAGNVAEVWLNVSILLGAIIVAFFVMLALGRRRMG; from the coding sequence ATGACAAATGTCCTTTCTACGCTGCGGTTTACCACATTACGGCTGATCCGCAATTGGATTGTGTTATTGTTGCTGCTCGGAATTCCGATTGTGTTGATTACATTTTTTGCGATTATTTTAGGTGATTCTAAAACAGAAGCTGGTATGCCTTACATTCAAGAATCAACAACTTTAATGGTTCTTGCCTTTCAACTGTTTGGAGGCTCAATCGTCATGTCCTATATACATGAAGACTTTTTCACGGAACGCCGTTTTCGCATTCAGTCTCTGCCTTTTAGCCAGACGCTGTATGCATTCTCCATCAGTGTTCTAGGTACGTTATTTTCGATTTTTCTTGGGGGCATTTTGGTGTTTTATTCTTTTTGGGTCTTCAATGTTGAATGGGGGAACATTGGCTGGGCCGTGTTTGTGATCGCATTAATGGCTCTGTTATCAAGCATCGTCTGCCTCATTTTCACGTTCGCCGTCAAACAGTTTAAAGTGGCAGAACGACTGAGTGAAGTGTATGGAATCGGTGCGATTGTGCTTGCTGGTTTATTTTTCCCAATGCCAGAAAATGCTTTTTTTGAGTTTATGGGTTCATATGGAAATCCATTGACGCTCGCTAGCGCTGCGATTTTTGAATATCAAGCAGGAAACGTTGCAGAAGTATGGCTTAATGTAAGCATTTTACTCGGAGCGATCATTGTTGCCTTCTTTGTCATGCTTGCGCTTGGGCGGAGGCGAATGGGATGA
- a CDS encoding sensor histidine kinase has translation MAKLARPSFYMGLWRIGSLFFLTVLWFIENGTKGTFVLVMLLAIMAALRWRVRLPSWTVLIDLCFCLLFSPFWMGSLYGLALPLVESLWRGRPYYCAPIPFIVFASEAATVHFVVFLLSAALFGAVVRHWQQQRTSFWREIDQERKARYELERLKIDLLQANSETAQMAELTERNRIARDLHDHLGHDLTGALLALQAYEQFQHGEQAEKMFAQVKKRLTRSTKRLRDTVHDMTPVALIGEQTIESITENFTYCPVSYQKSGNMDSVPVYLWSLLIPCLKEALTNVARHSDATKVAVHLDVTETIVRLSIQDNGTCSAQSKDGSGLRNLKIRARAAGGSLSVNRSSGYSIVCVLPIQERKEAR, from the coding sequence ATGGCAAAACTGGCAAGACCAAGTTTTTATATGGGATTATGGCGAATCGGCAGCTTGTTTTTTCTTACAGTTTTATGGTTTATCGAAAACGGAACAAAGGGCACGTTTGTCTTGGTTATGTTGCTGGCAATCATGGCAGCGCTGCGCTGGCGAGTACGATTGCCAAGCTGGACTGTTCTCATTGATTTATGTTTTTGCCTGCTCTTTTCACCATTTTGGATGGGAAGCTTATATGGTCTTGCCTTGCCTTTAGTGGAGAGTTTATGGCGAGGAAGGCCCTATTATTGTGCGCCTATCCCTTTTATCGTTTTCGCCAGTGAAGCTGCCACTGTTCATTTCGTTGTCTTTCTTTTAAGCGCTGCCTTGTTTGGGGCTGTAGTCCGCCATTGGCAACAACAACGGACTTCTTTTTGGCGTGAAATCGACCAAGAACGAAAAGCACGTTATGAGCTGGAACGGTTAAAAATCGATTTGCTTCAGGCCAATAGCGAAACGGCACAAATGGCGGAACTAACAGAAAGGAATCGCATCGCCAGGGATCTCCACGACCACCTCGGCCACGATCTCACTGGTGCGCTACTCGCCCTCCAAGCGTATGAACAGTTTCAACATGGCGAACAGGCAGAAAAAATGTTTGCACAAGTAAAAAAACGGCTGACGCGAAGCACAAAACGGTTACGGGACACCGTCCATGACATGACTCCCGTCGCCTTAATCGGTGAGCAAACGATTGAATCGATTACCGAAAACTTTACATACTGTCCCGTTTCTTACCAAAAGTCAGGGAATATGGACAGTGTCCCCGTCTATCTTTGGAGTTTGCTCATTCCATGTTTAAAAGAGGCATTAACAAATGTCGCCAGGCATAGCGATGCGACAAAAGTAGCTGTCCATCTAGATGTCACAGAGACGATTGTCCGCCTCAGCATCCAAGATAACGGCACTTGTTCTGCTCAGTCTAAAGACGGCAGTGGCTTGAGAAATTTAAAAATCCGTGCACGTGCCGCTGGTGGGAGCTTGTCTGTGAACCGCTCATCGGGCTATTCGATTGTTTGTGTCCTGCCAATCCAAGAAAGGAAAGAAGCGAGATGA
- the queC gene encoding 7-cyano-7-deazaguanine synthase QueC: MLEDKAVVVFSGGQDSTTCLFWAKERYRSLHAVIFDYGQRHKEEIQCAVDIANEQGVPYKVFDMGLLNQLTANALTRENILVQAGEAGESPSTFVAGRNHLFLSFAAVYAREIGAKHIITGVCETDFSGYPDCRDVFVKSLNVTLNLAMDEQFVIHTPLMWLNKKETWALADKMGQLEYIRANTLTCYEGIRGDGCGTCPSCQLRQNGLDLYLREKAGASR; the protein is encoded by the coding sequence ATGTTAGAAGACAAAGCTGTGGTCGTCTTTAGCGGCGGCCAAGACAGCACGACTTGCCTATTCTGGGCAAAGGAGCGTTATCGTTCGCTCCACGCGGTCATTTTTGACTATGGTCAGCGCCACAAGGAGGAAATCCAATGTGCTGTCGACATTGCCAATGAGCAAGGGGTTCCTTATAAAGTCTTTGATATGGGCTTGTTGAACCAGCTTACGGCAAATGCACTAACGAGGGAAAATATCCTCGTCCAAGCCGGTGAAGCAGGGGAATCGCCTAGCACATTCGTCGCCGGGCGCAACCATTTGTTTTTATCGTTTGCCGCTGTATATGCACGGGAAATTGGAGCAAAGCACATTATCACTGGTGTTTGCGAAACAGATTTTAGTGGTTACCCCGATTGTCGCGATGTGTTCGTTAAGTCATTAAATGTGACGTTGAATTTAGCGATGGACGAACAATTTGTGATTCATACTCCGCTCATGTGGCTAAATAAAAAAGAAACATGGGCATTGGCTGATAAAATGGGGCAACTCGAATACATTCGGGCGAATACGCTCACTTGTTATGAAGGGATTCGCGGAGACGGTTGTGGGACTTGCCCATCTTGCCAGCTCCGCCAAAATGGATTGGATCTCTATTTGCGCGAGAAAGCAGGTGCGAGCCGATGA
- a CDS encoding response regulator, whose translation MNILIVDDDALVCQSLELLLGNEDDFTVIGTASNGREALTHIEEKAPDLVLMDIRMPEMGGIESTKEIKSRWPEMLIMMLTTFQDEQNIRLALQAGAEGYLLKSTAVANMAKQIRALSAGSSVLDADVLKQLVKPNADALAGLTKRESEIAECIAQGLSNKEIAAHLFLSVGTVRNTLSVILDKLELRDRTQLAIYYWKHQANR comes from the coding sequence ATGAACATTCTCATTGTTGATGACGATGCGCTCGTTTGCCAGAGTCTCGAACTGCTTCTTGGCAACGAAGATGATTTTACTGTTATAGGGACTGCCAGCAATGGCCGTGAAGCGCTTACACATATAGAGGAAAAAGCGCCTGACCTCGTATTGATGGACATTCGCATGCCCGAAATGGGTGGAATTGAAAGTACAAAAGAGATCAAAAGCCGCTGGCCAGAAATGTTAATTATGATGCTAACAACGTTCCAAGATGAACAAAATATTCGCCTCGCTTTGCAGGCTGGAGCAGAAGGCTATTTGCTCAAATCGACAGCGGTAGCCAATATGGCCAAGCAAATCCGTGCCTTAAGCGCTGGTTCATCTGTACTTGACGCCGATGTGCTCAAGCAATTGGTGAAACCAAATGCCGACGCCCTCGCCGGATTAACAAAGCGGGAAAGTGAGATTGCCGAATGCATCGCCCAAGGGCTTTCAAACAAAGAAATTGCTGCCCATCTATTTTTAAGTGTCGGTACTGTACGGAATACGCTCTCTGTCATTCTTGACAAGCTCGAACTGCGGGATCGCACCCAACTGGCGATCTACTATTGGAAACATCAAGCAAACAGATAA
- a CDS encoding ABC transporter permease, whose amino-acid sequence MTIFQFALKRSFRNKTNLLFLTLFPVGAIFLPASEIWPFLPFGYHYFGVLILFVSIRLASIMLEDRVKGVVKRLAVAPISHLHYLWQNLLAYMVILLFQCALAVGGGVLYGQELYSPFALFCLFVTFSLTSLALALAWISLFRNKETSFLVFMSIVVLIALLGGLIMPIEMMPAVFERLAVIFPTYWLSSGMKWVALGGQTTDILLIHGMLLLYTVCFLIIGSIRKIA is encoded by the coding sequence ATGACAATTTTTCAATTTGCCCTCAAACGAAGTTTTCGCAACAAGACCAACCTTCTATTTTTAACTCTCTTTCCTGTTGGAGCGATTTTTCTCCCTGCCAGTGAGATATGGCCTTTTCTTCCTTTTGGCTACCATTATTTTGGCGTGCTCATCTTGTTTGTCAGCATTCGCTTGGCTTCAATTATGTTGGAAGACCGAGTCAAAGGCGTTGTCAAACGTTTAGCTGTTGCCCCAATCAGCCATCTACACTATCTTTGGCAAAACTTGCTTGCCTACATGGTGATTCTCCTTTTCCAATGTGCGCTAGCAGTTGGCGGAGGCGTTCTGTATGGCCAAGAGTTATACTCGCCCTTTGCGTTGTTCTGTTTGTTCGTTACTTTTAGTTTGACATCCCTTGCTTTGGCGCTTGCCTGGATCTCACTGTTTCGCAACAAAGAGACGTCTTTTCTTGTGTTTATGTCCATTGTTGTGTTAATCGCTCTCCTCGGCGGACTTATTATGCCAATCGAGATGATGCCGGCCGTCTTCGAACGACTCGCTGTCATTTTTCCGACTTATTGGTTATCGTCAGGTATGAAATGGGTCGCCCTTGGAGGTCAAACAACAGACATATTGCTAATCCATGGGATGCTCTTGCTCTATACTGTCTGTTTTCTTATCATTGGCAGTATCCGTAAAATCGCTTAG
- the queE gene encoding 7-carboxy-7-deazaguanine synthase QueE, producing MAKLIPVVELFGPTIQGEGMVIGQKTMFVRTGGCDYRCHWCDSAFTWDGSEKSEPLSAEGIIERLNSLSENGYSHVTISGGNPALHKGIGELVALLNEKGVATAIETQGTIFQCWINRVDEVTVSPKPPSSGMETDWTKLDLFLQQLQAPAVSLKVVVFDDADYQYAKRVHKRYPTVPFYLQTGNEDFAKKEDPRFLEKRMGAYEALVEKALADKEMINVRVLPQLHTWLWGNKRGV from the coding sequence GTGGCTAAATTGATTCCAGTTGTTGAACTGTTTGGGCCGACCATTCAAGGAGAAGGAATGGTGATCGGACAGAAGACGATGTTTGTGCGTACAGGCGGATGTGATTACCGTTGTCACTGGTGTGATTCTGCTTTTACATGGGATGGCAGCGAAAAGAGTGAACCGTTGTCTGCAGAAGGAATTATAGAGCGCCTTAATTCACTTAGTGAAAATGGGTATAGCCATGTCACCATTTCCGGCGGAAATCCAGCGCTTCATAAAGGCATAGGTGAACTGGTGGCATTGCTCAATGAGAAGGGCGTTGCCACAGCGATCGAAACACAAGGAACCATCTTTCAATGTTGGATCAATCGCGTCGATGAAGTGACAGTTAGTCCGAAACCGCCAAGTTCAGGAATGGAGACAGATTGGACAAAGCTCGATTTGTTTTTGCAACAATTACAAGCACCGGCGGTAAGCTTAAAGGTTGTCGTGTTTGATGATGCCGACTATCAATACGCAAAGCGTGTGCATAAGCGCTATCCAACAGTGCCTTTTTACTTGCAAACGGGCAATGAAGATTTTGCTAAAAAAGAGGATCCACGCTTTCTGGAGAAACGAATGGGCGCTTACGAAGCTCTCGTCGAAAAGGCGCTAGCTGACAAGGAAATGATCAACGTCCGTGTCCTTCCACAGCTGCACACATGGTTATGGGGCAATAAGCGAGGCGTGTAG
- the queF gene encoding preQ(1) synthase: MAGRQEKELQNVTLLGSEQTEYKYSYDPGVLETFDNQHPYRDYMVKFNCPEFTTLCPKTGQPDFATLYISYIPEQKMVESKSLKLYLFSFRNHGDFHEDSVNTIMNDLIEIMDPRYIEVWGKFTPRGGISIDPYCNYGKKGTKYEEIANYRLMNHDLYPETITNR; encoded by the coding sequence ATGGCAGGAAGACAAGAAAAAGAGCTTCAAAATGTGACATTGCTCGGCAGTGAGCAAACGGAATACAAATACAGTTATGACCCTGGTGTTCTTGAGACATTTGACAATCAGCACCCTTATCGGGATTACATGGTTAAATTCAATTGCCCGGAATTTACGACGTTATGTCCGAAAACAGGGCAACCTGATTTCGCAACCTTGTACATTAGCTATATCCCTGAGCAAAAAATGGTTGAGAGCAAGTCGCTGAAGCTGTACTTATTCAGTTTCCGCAACCATGGCGATTTCCATGAGGACAGTGTCAATACAATTATGAATGACTTAATTGAAATAATGGATCCACGCTATATTGAAGTTTGGGGAAAATTTACGCCTCGTGGCGGCATTTCCATAGACCCTTACTGCAACTATGGCAAAAAAGGGACCAAATACGAGGAAATCGCGAACTACCGGTTAATGAACCATGATCTGTATCCAGAAACGATAACGAACCGCTAA
- a CDS encoding ABC transporter ATP-binding protein, whose amino-acid sequence MVIASLQGVVKRYGSHLALDHVDLDIHEGEIVGLLGPNGAGKTTLIHTLTGMVPFDRGTIELFGSTKNPFTKKNKSKMGLVTQELTVFEELTARENLEFFAGVYGLRGEERKKRVAEALEFVGLSANERKAPNKFSGGMKRRLNIACALTHQPKLLIMDEPTVGIDPQSRNHILEAVQELRKRGTTVLYTTHYMEEVQAIASRVVIVDQGQIITEGTVDELIKNIQHEEKIKIDVTEPALVPITRLEQLDGVKQVVVNGSNITVISKVGAGNLDRVVSIIKEHGGLLGIQAEKPNLEDVFLTLTGKQLRDGEAKE is encoded by the coding sequence ATGGTGATTGCCTCTTTGCAAGGAGTGGTCAAACGATATGGCTCCCATCTTGCCTTAGATCATGTCGACTTGGATATTCATGAAGGTGAAATTGTCGGGTTGCTTGGCCCTAACGGGGCTGGGAAGACGACACTCATTCATACACTAACGGGCATGGTTCCTTTTGATCGAGGCACGATCGAGTTATTCGGATCAACGAAAAACCCATTTACGAAAAAAAACAAATCGAAGATGGGGCTCGTCACTCAAGAATTAACTGTCTTTGAAGAATTAACGGCAAGAGAAAACTTAGAATTTTTTGCTGGCGTTTATGGCCTGCGGGGAGAGGAGCGAAAAAAACGCGTTGCTGAGGCGCTCGAATTTGTTGGCCTTTCCGCAAATGAACGCAAAGCTCCAAACAAATTTTCAGGTGGGATGAAACGCCGTTTGAATATTGCTTGTGCCCTCACCCACCAGCCAAAGCTGTTAATCATGGATGAACCGACAGTCGGTATCGACCCGCAATCGCGCAACCACATTCTAGAAGCTGTACAAGAATTACGAAAACGCGGTACGACGGTTTTGTACACGACTCATTATATGGAAGAAGTGCAAGCAATCGCTTCTCGTGTCGTGATCGTCGATCAAGGGCAAATCATAACGGAAGGCACCGTCGATGAGCTTATTAAAAATATCCAACATGAGGAAAAAATCAAAATCGATGTGACAGAACCGGCGCTTGTACCGATCACGCGCTTGGAACAATTGGATGGTGTGAAACAGGTCGTTGTTAATGGTAGCAACATCACTGTTATTTCGAAAGTCGGCGCAGGTAATCTTGACCGCGTGGTTTCGATTATTAAGGAACATGGCGGCTTGCTCGGCATCCAAGCAGAAAAACCAAACTTAGAAGACGTTTTTCTCACCCTTACTGGCAAGCAGCTGCGTGATGGGGAGGCGAAAGAATGA